The following coding sequences are from one Leptolyngbya sp. NIES-3755 window:
- a CDS encoding hypothetical protein (similar to AA sequence:cyanobase_aa:LBDG_41740) — protein sequence MQHLSSDTVQRVLEEMPAYVKAALFEKSTELDCSIESVVEMAIASFLDEEAFSFEDCLLAQRSQI from the coding sequence ATGCAACATCTTTCATCAGATACAGTTCAGCGAGTCTTAGAAGAGATGCCTGCTTATGTAAAAGCTGCTCTATTTGAGAAATCGACTGAATTGGACTGCTCGATCGAGTCTGTAGTTGAGATGGCGATCGCGTCTTTTTTGGATGAAGAAGCCTTTAGTTTTGAGGATTGTTTGTTGGCTCAGCGATCGCAAATCTAG
- a CDS encoding excinuclease ABC subunit C (similar to AA sequence:cyanobase_aa:LBDG_41730), which produces MTSDRTEIQREAREILDALAFTPFEDCQCNIFHQIQFSES; this is translated from the coding sequence ATGACCAGCGATCGTACTGAGATTCAACGCGAGGCACGGGAAATTCTCGATGCTCTTGCTTTTACACCGTTTGAGGACTGTCAATGCAACATCTTTCATCAGATACAGTTCAGCGAGTCTTAG
- a CDS encoding hypothetical protein (protein of unknown function DUF140;~similar to AA sequence:cyanobase_aa:LBDG_36460): MTESPQPSPSALGNWSRRLIAAILLGGQVIVHLLSGKIHRRNTIEQMATAGPESLLIALVTAMFVGAVFTIQVSREFINLGAGTAVGGVLAISLSRELAPVLTAVVLAGRVGSAFAAELGTMKVTEQIDALYMLRTDPIDFLVIPRVVACCVMLPILTLLSLVTGMAGGMVVADLLYGISNTVFLNSAKNFLSVWDLCSSPIKGFVFGSMIAVIGSSWGLTTTGGAKGVGQSTTTAVVTSLLAIFIVNFFLSWLMFQGPGSALGRGL, from the coding sequence TTGACTGAATCGCCCCAGCCTTCTCCCTCTGCTCTTGGAAATTGGAGTCGTCGTTTAATTGCCGCCATTCTATTAGGGGGGCAGGTGATTGTGCATTTGCTGTCTGGGAAGATTCATCGTCGAAATACGATCGAGCAAATGGCAACGGCAGGACCCGAATCACTTTTGATCGCGCTAGTCACGGCGATGTTTGTAGGGGCAGTGTTCACAATTCAGGTTTCGCGTGAGTTTATCAATTTAGGGGCGGGAACGGCGGTCGGGGGAGTGTTGGCGATTTCTCTCTCGCGTGAGTTGGCTCCGGTGCTGACAGCGGTGGTTTTGGCGGGACGAGTGGGATCGGCGTTTGCGGCGGAGCTTGGAACGATGAAGGTGACAGAGCAGATTGATGCCCTGTATATGCTGCGGACTGACCCGATCGATTTCTTAGTGATTCCTCGTGTCGTGGCTTGCTGTGTGATGTTGCCGATTCTGACGCTGCTCTCACTGGTGACGGGAATGGCGGGCGGAATGGTCGTTGCAGACTTGCTGTATGGCATCTCGAATACCGTCTTTCTCAATTCAGCCAAGAACTTTCTTAGCGTTTGGGATCTTTGTAGTTCACCGATTAAAGGATTCGTATTTGGATCAATGATTGCGGTGATCGGATCGAGTTGGGGACTGACGACGACAGGTGGGGCAAAAGGGGTTGGACAATCGACTACGACAGCGGTTGTGACTTCGCTGCTGGCGATTTTTATCGTGAATTTCTTTTTATCGTGGCTGATGTTCCAGGGTCCAGGAAGCGCTCTTGGTCGCGGTTTGTAA
- a CDS encoding magnesium and cobalt transport protein CorA (similar to AA sequence:cyanobase_aa:LBDG_36470), with the protein MVGKRLQPSSFIAQPNDDSSIDYHYDVPGTIPGTLTIPKDAEPPVIVLIDYNNGKAVRLQIEEPEECAPYLDTESVSWVDVKGLGSEDILLRLGRVFDLHPLVLEDVVNVPQRPKVEEYGDQLLIIARMVVLKESGSGFYSEQVSFILGKHYLLTVQEEPEHDCFDVVRDRIRTAKGTICKRKADYLAYALLDAIIDGFFPILEVYGENIEELEDEVVASPTRQTLEKIHAIKRELLALRRSIWPLRDAINSLVRDSSSDLVSDDVRIYLRDCYDHTVQVLDMVETYRELAASLMDVYLSSVSNRMNEIMKVLTVISTIFIPLTFVAGIYGMNFNPDASPLNMPELNWYWGYVMCWAVMIAIALSLILFFKRKGWFEDFSTTVKK; encoded by the coding sequence ATGGTCGGAAAGCGCCTTCAGCCTTCTAGTTTCATCGCTCAGCCCAACGATGATTCTTCGATCGATTATCACTACGATGTTCCCGGTACAATTCCCGGCACACTCACCATTCCCAAAGATGCCGAACCGCCTGTGATCGTCCTAATCGATTACAACAACGGGAAAGCGGTTCGTCTCCAAATTGAAGAACCTGAAGAATGCGCTCCTTATCTCGATACAGAGTCGGTGTCTTGGGTCGATGTGAAAGGGTTGGGCAGCGAAGATATTTTACTGAGATTAGGACGAGTTTTTGACCTGCATCCACTCGTTCTAGAAGATGTGGTGAATGTGCCTCAACGTCCGAAAGTCGAAGAATATGGGGATCAGCTTCTCATCATTGCTCGGATGGTGGTGCTGAAAGAATCGGGTTCAGGGTTTTACTCAGAGCAAGTGAGCTTTATTCTGGGCAAACATTATTTGCTGACGGTACAAGAAGAGCCAGAACATGATTGTTTTGATGTGGTCCGCGATCGTATTCGCACGGCAAAAGGCACAATCTGTAAACGCAAAGCCGACTATCTCGCGTATGCCTTGTTAGATGCGATTATTGACGGCTTTTTCCCGATTCTCGAAGTGTATGGGGAGAATATCGAAGAGCTTGAGGATGAAGTGGTCGCAAGTCCGACACGACAGACTTTAGAGAAGATTCATGCGATTAAGCGGGAACTGTTGGCGTTACGTCGATCGATTTGGCCCCTTCGCGATGCGATCAATTCTTTAGTGCGTGACAGTAGCTCAGATTTGGTGAGCGATGATGTGCGAATCTATCTACGCGATTGTTACGATCACACGGTTCAAGTTCTGGATATGGTGGAGACTTATCGAGAATTGGCTGCGAGTTTGATGGATGTGTATCTGTCTTCAGTGAGCAATCGCATGAATGAAATCATGAAGGTACTAACCGTGATTTCAACGATCTTTATTCCCCTGACTTTTGTGGCTGGAATCTATGGAATGAACTTTAATCCGGATGCGTCCCCTTTAAATATGCCCGAATTAAATTGGTATTGGGGGTATGTCATGTGCTGGGCGGTTATGATTGCGATCGCACTCAGCCTAATCTTATTCTTCAAACGAAAAGGCTGGTTCGAGGACTTTTCCACAACAGTTAAAAAATAA
- a CDS encoding hypothetical protein (similar to AA sequence:cyanobase_aa:LBDG_36480) produces MGLGDLVQKAMYLGIGVASYAGEKAGEKLTELRAQVQKVADEMVDRGEMNAEEARKFVDDMMRRAQQANPNVTATEERPTEPRKIEILDEEEPTPTQTSVEAMRQQVADLQEELRRLKKN; encoded by the coding sequence ATGGGTTTGGGAGATTTAGTTCAAAAGGCAATGTATCTAGGAATTGGGGTCGCTTCTTATGCAGGTGAGAAGGCTGGCGAGAAATTGACCGAACTTCGAGCACAGGTGCAGAAAGTTGCCGATGAAATGGTCGATCGAGGCGAGATGAACGCAGAGGAAGCCCGCAAGTTTGTCGATGACATGATGCGACGGGCACAGCAGGCGAATCCGAATGTCACCGCAACGGAAGAACGCCCGACTGAGCCACGTAAGATTGAGATTTTGGACGAGGAAGAGCCGACTCCAACGCAAACCAGTGTGGAAGCAATGCGACAACAGGTGGCAGATTTGCAGGAAGAATTGCGGCGGTTGAAAAAGAATTAA
- a CDS encoding hypothetical protein (hypothetical protein PCC7424_0886;~similar to AA sequence:cyanobase_aa:LBDG_36490), whose translation MPWFVKIEEGIVDKATFDQYVPAHKAFVKDLIDKGYEAKTGYWGCFGGGMLMFKATSMDEAEKIIKQDPLIRNHCVDYKLYEWKVVVE comes from the coding sequence ATGCCTTGGTTCGTCAAAATTGAAGAAGGAATCGTAGATAAAGCGACGTTTGATCAGTACGTTCCAGCCCATAAAGCATTTGTCAAAGACCTAATCGATAAGGGTTATGAGGCAAAAACTGGATATTGGGGCTGTTTTGGCGGTGGGATGTTGATGTTTAAGGCGACATCGATGGATGAAGCCGAAAAAATTATCAAACAAGATCCGCTGATCCGCAATCACTGTGTGGATTACAAGCTATACGAATGGAAAGTCGTGGTGGAATGA
- a CDS encoding hypothetical protein (similar to AA sequence:cyanobase_aa:LBDG_36500), translated as MNTEPLFFIALLPPQAIQEYATEVKCHFDQYYASRHAFKSPPHITLMPPFRWKHEYFAVLKESIEAFALSQSPISIILDGFGAFPPRVIYINVDRTDALLTLHRRLIEHLDTSIGLIDAKEKSRPYAPHLTVAFRDLTKQNFKMAWQEFKDRSLHFEFVASNLTLLKHDGQRWQIHAEFPFKVEI; from the coding sequence ATGAACACAGAGCCACTTTTCTTTATCGCGCTGCTTCCCCCACAAGCAATTCAAGAATATGCTACCGAAGTTAAATGCCATTTTGATCAGTACTATGCCAGTCGTCACGCATTCAAATCGCCTCCGCATATCACGCTAATGCCTCCGTTTCGATGGAAACATGAGTATTTTGCGGTACTGAAAGAATCTATCGAAGCTTTTGCGCTGTCCCAATCGCCAATCTCGATTATTCTCGATGGTTTCGGTGCATTCCCACCACGGGTGATTTACATCAATGTCGATCGTACTGATGCTCTTCTGACACTCCATCGCCGTTTGATTGAACACTTAGACACGTCGATCGGGCTAATTGATGCAAAAGAAAAATCTCGTCCGTATGCGCCTCACCTGACGGTGGCGTTCCGGGATCTGACCAAGCAGAACTTTAAGATGGCATGGCAGGAATTCAAAGATCGATCGCTTCACTTTGAATTCGTCGCCTCGAATCTGACATTACTCAAACACGATGGACAACGTTGGCAAATCCACGCTGAGTTTCCCTTTAAAGTAGAGATATGA
- a CDS encoding hypothetical protein (hypothetical protein N9414_00170;~similar to AA sequence:cyanobase_aa:LBDG_36510), producing MKQLNKTQFYQWNQYRCAYDFHEGQGVPLLLIHPIGVGLSRQFWQRFIHSWQPNPIYNPDLLGCGESDMPRMAYAPIDWARQLQFFLQTVIQTPAIVIAQGALSPVAIELANIEPDLVKAIVLSGSPAMSLLSRDTSERSHRIAWNLFDSPFGNAFYRYARRTEFLRRFSIRQLFADEAQVDSEWLSMLKQGADNLESRHAVFAFLSSFWRQDYTERMAKIHPPVLAVFGDKASSISREGKGEKVSDRLNDYLAKFPNSEGVIIPGRNVLPYESTKEFVESIGKFVRSDF from the coding sequence ATGAAGCAACTAAACAAAACCCAGTTTTATCAATGGAATCAGTATCGGTGTGCGTATGACTTTCACGAGGGTCAAGGCGTACCATTACTGTTAATTCACCCGATCGGGGTGGGTCTTTCGCGGCAATTCTGGCAGCGATTCATCCATTCCTGGCAACCGAATCCGATTTACAACCCAGATCTACTCGGCTGTGGTGAGTCTGATATGCCGAGAATGGCTTATGCGCCGATCGATTGGGCAAGACAACTGCAATTCTTTCTGCAAACGGTGATTCAAACACCTGCGATCGTCATTGCTCAAGGCGCATTATCTCCGGTCGCGATCGAGCTTGCCAACATCGAACCGGATCTCGTTAAAGCGATCGTGCTCAGCGGTTCCCCTGCCATGTCGCTGTTAAGTCGAGACACTTCAGAGCGATCGCATCGAATCGCCTGGAATTTGTTCGATTCTCCGTTCGGAAATGCCTTTTATCGATATGCCCGTCGCACAGAATTTCTGAGACGATTTTCGATTCGCCAATTGTTTGCCGATGAAGCTCAGGTCGATTCTGAATGGTTATCAATGTTGAAACAAGGAGCGGACAATTTAGAAAGTCGTCATGCGGTGTTTGCCTTTCTATCGAGTTTTTGGCGGCAAGATTACACGGAAAGAATGGCGAAGATTCATCCGCCTGTTTTGGCAGTATTTGGTGACAAGGCTTCGAGTATTAGTCGCGAAGGGAAAGGGGAAAAGGTTAGCGATCGCTTAAATGATTACCTGGCAAAATTTCCGAACTCTGAAGGTGTGATTATTCCCGGTCGAAATGTGTTGCCTTATGAATCGACGAAGGAATTTGTAGAAAGTATTGGAAAATTTGTTCGATCGGACTTCTAA
- a CDS encoding ATPase (similar to AA sequence:cyanobase_aa:LBDG_42710) translates to MQPTDPSKFTDKAWEAIVQAQDVVRRYRHQNLEVEHLMISLLEQEEGLAGKILSKAGIEPNRLFQQVDDFTRRQPKVGSTEQLYLGRYLDTMLDRAEAARASMQDDFISIEHIVQAFANDPRLGLKIFRSFNVDTARLDTAIRDIRGSQKVVDQAPESRYSALEKFGLDLTERAKAGKIDPVIGRDGEIRRVVQVLSRRTKNNPVLIGEPGVGKTAIAEGLAQRIVNGDVPESLKNRKLISLDMGSLIAGAKYRGEFEDRLRAVLKEVIDSDGQIVLFIDELHTVVGAGAGGQGNMDAGNLLKPMLARGELRCIGATTLDEYRKYIEKDAALERRFQQVVIDQPSVEDTVSILRGLKERYEVHHGVNITDSALVAAATLSSRYISDRFLPDKAIDLVDEAAAKLRMEITSKPTELEQIERRLRQLEMEKLSVKSEDKLTGLSGLSRNSKDRLERLEQEIAELQPKKDALDSQWQNEKQILETIKSLKMEEDQLRVQIEQAERAYDLNTAAQLKYGRLEALQHDREKQEAQLLELQAGGTALLREQVTEADIAEIVARWTGIPVTRLLESERQKLLNLEKHLHERVIGQHDAVEAVSAAIRRARSGMKDPSRPIGSFLFMGPTGVGKTELARALAQFLFDSDDAIVRLDMSEYMEKHSVSRLVGAPPGYVGYDEGGQLSESIRRKPYSVVLLDEVEKAHPDVFNILLQVLDDGRITDSQGRTVDFRNTVIVMTSNIGSEHILDVAGDDARYEEMQKRVMKALRKHFRPEFLNRIDDTILFHPLNRAELGEIVRLQIQRIQGLLSDQKISLELSSAAQKYVADVGYDPTYGARPLKRAIQRELQNPIATKLLENAFVEGDTISIDLVDGKLKFSKKELVTNPQPVVATPVAVAEN, encoded by the coding sequence ATGCAACCCACAGACCCCAGCAAATTTACAGATAAAGCCTGGGAAGCGATCGTACAGGCACAGGATGTCGTTCGACGCTATCGACACCAGAATTTAGAAGTCGAACATTTAATGATCAGCCTGCTAGAGCAAGAAGAGGGCTTGGCAGGAAAAATTCTGAGCAAAGCGGGCATCGAACCGAATCGGCTGTTTCAACAGGTGGACGACTTTACCCGCCGCCAGCCCAAAGTCGGTAGCACCGAACAGCTTTACTTAGGACGGTATCTCGATACGATGCTCGATCGAGCCGAAGCAGCGCGAGCTTCGATGCAGGACGATTTTATTTCGATCGAACACATTGTCCAGGCGTTTGCGAATGATCCCCGCCTCGGATTAAAAATCTTCCGCAGTTTCAACGTCGATACAGCCCGACTAGACACAGCCATTCGCGATATTCGCGGGAGTCAAAAAGTGGTCGATCAAGCTCCCGAATCACGCTATTCTGCGTTAGAAAAATTCGGCTTGGATCTGACCGAACGCGCCAAAGCAGGCAAGATCGATCCAGTGATCGGACGCGATGGCGAAATTCGTCGGGTCGTTCAAGTTCTGTCTCGACGGACTAAAAATAATCCGGTTTTGATTGGCGAACCGGGAGTCGGGAAAACCGCGATCGCGGAAGGTCTCGCCCAACGAATCGTAAACGGAGATGTCCCCGAATCCCTCAAAAACCGCAAGCTGATCTCTTTGGATATGGGATCGCTGATTGCAGGTGCAAAATACCGAGGCGAATTTGAGGATCGACTCAGAGCCGTTCTGAAAGAAGTGATCGATTCGGATGGACAGATCGTTCTATTCATTGATGAGCTTCACACGGTTGTTGGAGCAGGCGCAGGTGGTCAAGGCAATATGGATGCCGGAAACCTCCTTAAACCAATGCTGGCACGGGGAGAATTGCGCTGTATCGGAGCAACAACGCTCGATGAATACCGGAAATACATCGAAAAAGATGCGGCATTAGAGCGACGATTCCAGCAAGTCGTGATCGATCAGCCGAGCGTCGAAGATACAGTTTCAATTTTGCGCGGGTTAAAAGAGCGCTACGAAGTTCACCACGGGGTAAATATTACCGATTCTGCTTTAGTGGCTGCGGCAACTTTATCGAGTCGATATATTAGCGATCGATTCCTTCCCGATAAAGCGATCGACCTTGTAGACGAAGCCGCTGCAAAACTCCGAATGGAAATCACCTCAAAGCCGACCGAGTTAGAACAAATCGAGCGTCGCCTCAGACAGCTTGAAATGGAAAAACTCTCAGTCAAGAGCGAGGACAAACTTACGGGCTTATCCGGTCTAAGCCGCAATTCCAAAGATCGACTCGAACGACTCGAACAAGAGATTGCAGAACTCCAGCCGAAAAAAGACGCGCTCGATTCCCAATGGCAAAATGAGAAGCAAATTCTCGAAACGATCAAATCGCTCAAAATGGAAGAAGATCAGCTTCGAGTTCAAATCGAGCAAGCGGAACGGGCGTATGATCTCAACACAGCCGCACAATTGAAGTACGGACGGCTTGAGGCACTACAGCACGATCGAGAAAAACAAGAAGCCCAACTGCTCGAACTCCAAGCAGGCGGAACCGCTCTTCTGCGCGAACAAGTCACCGAAGCGGACATTGCCGAAATCGTTGCCCGTTGGACAGGCATTCCCGTCACCCGGCTCCTCGAATCTGAGCGTCAGAAACTCCTGAACTTGGAGAAACATCTGCACGAAAGAGTCATCGGACAGCACGATGCCGTTGAAGCAGTATCAGCCGCGATTCGACGAGCGCGATCGGGGATGAAAGATCCCAGTCGCCCGATCGGTTCTTTCCTATTCATGGGACCCACCGGAGTCGGAAAAACAGAACTCGCCCGCGCATTAGCTCAATTTCTGTTTGATTCGGATGATGCGATCGTGCGTCTCGATATGTCCGAATACATGGAGAAGCATTCGGTCTCGCGCTTAGTCGGTGCGCCTCCCGGATATGTGGGCTACGACGAAGGCGGACAGTTATCAGAATCGATTCGCCGCAAGCCTTATTCGGTCGTACTCCTCGATGAAGTGGAAAAAGCTCATCCTGATGTGTTCAATATCTTGCTGCAAGTGCTAGATGATGGACGCATTACCGATTCTCAAGGTCGCACCGTCGATTTTCGCAACACCGTGATTGTGATGACGAGCAATATCGGCAGTGAACACATTCTCGATGTCGCTGGTGATGATGCCCGATACGAGGAAATGCAAAAACGAGTAATGAAAGCACTTCGTAAGCATTTCCGCCCGGAATTTCTCAATCGAATCGACGATACAATTCTGTTCCATCCTTTGAACCGTGCGGAACTGGGCGAAATTGTCCGACTCCAGATTCAACGCATTCAAGGATTGTTGAGCGATCAGAAGATTTCACTAGAGCTTTCGTCTGCTGCACAGAAATATGTGGCAGATGTCGGCTACGACCCGACTTATGGAGCGCGTCCACTGAAACGGGCAATTCAGCGGGAACTACAAAACCCGATCGCAACCAAACTCCTCGAAAATGCGTTTGTCGAAGGCGATACGATCTCGATCGATTTAGTCGATGGCAAACTCAAGTTCAGCAAAAAGGAACTGGTGACGAATCCTCAGCCTGTGGTAGCGACCCCTGTTGCAGTGGCGGAAAATTAG
- a CDS encoding hypothetical protein (hypothetical protein MC7420_5535;~similar to AA sequence:cyanobase_aa:LBDG_10900), protein MLGKPKSRRVAALLAIAGAVPVFGGFHLVGLHKLYLGQRWWCLIYLALALTGSKIAWIAALFDAVFYLIQNPDEFDVNFNDEVATVGLPANPVVTVSESLRELDQLREDGLISEYEFEQKRRKLLDRIK, encoded by the coding sequence ATGTTGGGGAAACCGAAAAGTCGAAGAGTTGCAGCGTTATTGGCGATCGCTGGAGCCGTTCCGGTGTTCGGAGGGTTTCATTTGGTCGGTTTACATAAGCTCTATTTGGGGCAGCGCTGGTGGTGCTTGATTTATCTGGCGTTGGCACTCACAGGAAGTAAAATTGCCTGGATCGCAGCGCTGTTTGATGCGGTGTTTTACCTGATTCAAAATCCTGATGAGTTCGATGTGAATTTTAACGATGAAGTGGCTACGGTGGGACTACCTGCGAATCCGGTGGTGACTGTTTCGGAAAGTTTGCGAGAACTCGATCAGCTTCGAGAAGATGGTTTAATTTCAGAATACGAATTTGAACAGAAACGACGGAAATTGCTCGATCGTATTAAATAG